One Setaria viridis chromosome 7, Setaria_viridis_v4.0, whole genome shotgun sequence genomic region harbors:
- the LOC117863141 gene encoding wall-associated receptor kinase 5 isoform X2 produces MRSGVDAYNMSWKVPGPSFIGTRVIELSFIGCDFDIYLLDGVNSRELICTVNCPNDGIPESVAKQQCNGTGCCRSMFSHTVVSLELQFVRYDRGKSKTKGEMQHTNQSLLWDTIRVETYNMLLLWGIVLDRRNINCDAASNKTNYACVSDHSRCFDAYSGMSPSYQCMCHNGYAGNPYVADGCSRDRGYNPVEWKANCGRSCGNISIPFPFGLEEGCYARKQFQLHCIDMRSSRLELISMYSEIRQININEGTIETINRGEFSYGGMQSIYTGSIRTQELQWVVANLSCQEAQEDSTTYACVSADSTCLGVSLRISGYLGYRCRCLTGFHGNPYVRNGCQDINECETIPGICKGLCHNTIGAFYCTKCPHKTEYDATKMGCTPTNRQKSRLLLGIMIGLGVGFGVPLLGLSAVFIVLKWKRDEQKKQRRKYFRDNQGILLEQLISLDENTSDKTKIFSLEDLEKATHNFDQTRILGRGGHGTVYKGILADQRVVAIKSSKAIEQSEINQFINEVIILSHINHRNIVRLFGCCLETKVPLLVYDFVPNGSLYDILHSSSDSNFSLSWDECLRIALEVAGALCYLHSAASVLVFHRDVKSSNILLDANYTAKVSDFGASRVVPIDQTHVNTNVQGTFGYLDPEYYRTGQLNQKSDVYSFGVVLVELLVRKEPIFTTQSGSKQNLSSYFLCELKSRPIKEIVTAQIREEATEEEINSVAHLAEMCLRLQGEERPTMKQVEMTLHTLHAKRSKLSRVAQGDDQEIQQLLSSRVNAAPLAGCSLDQLSRRCYSLEQEFILSAEVPR; encoded by the exons ATGAGATCCGGCGTGGATGCCTACAACATGTCATGGAAAGTACCTGGACCATCTTTTATTGGCACACGAGTCATAGAACTGAGCTTCATTGGCTGTGACTTTGATATATATTTGCTAGATGGCGTTAACTCAAGGGAATTGATATGCACAGTTAACTGCCCTAACGATGGGATCCCGGAAAGCGTTGCCAAGCAGCAGTGCAACGGTACTGGATGCTGCCGTTCAATGTTTTCCCACACAGTTGTTTCCTTGGAGCTCCAGTTTGTCAGGTACGACCGCGGCAAAAGCAAGACCAAAGGGGAAATGCAACACACCAATCAGAGTTTGCTATGGGACACAATCAGGGTCGAAACTTACAACATGCTGCTTTTGTGGGGCATTGTACTGGATCGACGTAATATAAATTGCGATGCCGCATCTAACAAGACAAACTACGCATGTGTCAGTGATCATAGCAGATGCTTTGACGCCTACTCCGGGATGTCACCTTCATACCAGTGTATGTGCCATAACGGGTATGCTGGCAATCCATATGTcgcagatggctgctcccgtgATCGAG GGTATAATCCTGTTGAATGGAAGGCGAATTGTGGTAGATCATGTGGGAACATCAGCATTCCATTTCCATTTGGCCTAGAAGAAGGCTGCTATGCGAGGAAGCAATTTCAGCTCCATTGCATCGACATGAGATCCTCCAGACTTGAGCTTATTAGTATGTACTCCGAAATACGGCAGATCAATATCAACGAAGGGACAATTGAAACAATAAATAGGGGTGAATTTTCTTATGGAGGAATGCAAAGTATCTACACCGGTTCAATAAGAACTCAAGAATTACAATGGGTCGTAGCCAATCTTAGCTGCCAAGAGGCGCAAGAGGATAGCACTACATATGCATGCGTCAGTGCTGACAGTACTTGCTTGGGTGTCAGCTTAAGAATTAGTGGTTATCTTGGCTATCGATGCAGATGCTTGACTGGATTTCACGGAAACCCGTATGTCCGGAACGGTTGCCAAG ATATCAATGAGTGTGAAACTATACCGGGCATTTGTAAAGGATTGTGCCATAATACTATAGGAGCTTTCTATTGCACAAAATGTCCTCATAAAACAGAGTATGATGCCACAAAAATGGGGTGCACTCCAACGAACAGGCAAAAAAGTCGTCTTCTGCTAG GTATCATGATCGGCCTTGGTGTTGGTTTTGGTGTTCCTCTTCTGGGCTTAAGTGCTGTATTTATTGTCCTTAAATGGAAAAGAGATGAGCAAAAGAAACAACGCAGGAAATATTTCCGGGACAACCAAGGTATTCTCCTAGAACAATTAATATCATTGGACGAAAATACCAGTGACAAGACAAAAATATTCTCCTTAGAAGATTTAGAAAAGGCAACACATAACTTTGATCAAACACGTATCCTGGGTCGTGGAGGACATGGCACAGTATACAAAGGCATCTTAGCTGATCAGCGAGTGGTGGCCATAAAAAGTTCTAAGGCTATCGAACAAAGTGAAATCAACCAGTTCATTAATGAGGTGATTATTCTTTCACATATAAACCACCGAAATATCGTAAGACTATTCGGATGCTGTCTTGAAACCAAGGTCCCATTGCTGGTATATGATTTTGTTCCCAATGGTTCATTATATGATATTCTTCATTCAAGTTCAGATAGCAATTTCTCTTTGTCATGGGATGAGTGCCTAAGAATTGCCCTAGAAGTAGCAGGCGCTCTCTGCTATCTCCACTCTGCAGCTTCTGTATTGGTTTTCCATCGTGATGTCAAGTCATCTAATATACTCCTTGATGCAAACTACACTGCTAAAGTTTCAGATTTTGGAGCTTCAAGGGTAGTTCCTATTGACCAGACCCATGTTAACACAAATGTACAAGGCACATTTGGttatttagatccagagtattaCCGAACTGGACAACTGAATCAAAAGAGTGACGTGTATAGTTTTGGTGTTGTACTTGTTGAGTTGCTCGTCAGAAAGGAGCCCATTTTTACTACTCAGTCAGGCTCAAAACAGAACTTGTCAAGTTACTTTCTCTGCGAGTTGAAGTCAAGGCCAATAAAAGAGATAGTTACTGCACAAATTCGTGAAGAAGCAACTGAGGAAGAAATCAACAGTGTTGCACACCTTGCAGAGATGTGTCTAAGGCTCCAAGGTGAAGAGAGACCTACTATGAAGCAAGTGGAGATGACATTGCACACGCTGCATGCGAAAAGGTCAAAGCTATCCCGAGTTGCTCAAGGAGATGATCAAGAGATACAGCAGTTGCTGTCTTCTAGAGTTAATGCTGCTCCTCTCGCTGGCTGTAGCCTAGACCAACTAAGCCGAAGATGCTACAGCTTGGAGCAAGAGTTCATATTATCTGCCGAGGTACCCCGGTAA